Proteins from one Streptomyces sp. NBC_00289 genomic window:
- a CDS encoding zinc-binding dehydrogenase encodes MTYGASSRQAASVIAPSRLAVDSITVAGFWVIPLIARNGAGGAELAELLDLTARRRLRPQVGAEYDLARARDAHEDLLGRRTKGKLVLRP; translated from the coding sequence GTGACCTACGGCGCCTCGTCCCGGCAGGCAGCCTCCGTGATTGCGCCGAGCCGACTGGCGGTGGACAGCATCACCGTCGCCGGCTTCTGGGTCATCCCGCTCATCGCCAGGAACGGCGCCGGCGGTGCGGAGCTGGCGGAGCTGCTCGACCTCACGGCGCGGCGTCGCCTGCGGCCCCAGGTCGGCGCGGAGTACGACCTGGCGCGGGCCCGCGACGCGCACGAGGACCTGCTCGGCCGCCGTACGAAGGGCAAGCTGGTCCTCCGCCCTTGA